The following is a genomic window from Terriglobales bacterium.
GGACATCATCCTCGCGTGGCATCCCGCGACCAAGAACCAGGTGGACACGGCCGGCGGGCAGGCCATGGTGGACACCATCGTCGAGTTCCACGGCAAAGCCGCGCACGCCGCCTTCGATCCCTGGAACGGGCGCAGCGCGCTGGAAGGCCTGGAGGCGCTCACCCATGGGTTGGACATGATGCGCCAGCACATCCAGCCCACGGCGCGCATCCATTTTGTCATCGTCAAAGGTGGCGACGTTCCCAACGTCGTCCCCGAGTACGCCAAGCTCTGGCTGTGGCTGCGCGACACCAAGCGTGAGCGCGTGGACGACATGCTAGCGCGCGTGAAGCGCATGACCGAGGGCGCCGGGCTGATGGCCGGTGTGCAAGCGAAGCTCACCGTGCAGGCGGGAGACTACGAGCGCCTGGTCAACATGACCGGCGAACGCCTGCTCTACTCCAACATGACCTGGCTGGGCCCCATCGAGTTCACCGAAGAAGAGCAGACGTTTGCCAAGCAGATCCAGACCAACACCGGCGTTCCCACCAAGGGCCTGCTGGGCCAGATCCAGCCGTTCGATCCCAACCCGCCGCCCGAGGGCGGCTCCACCGACGTGGGCGACGTCAGTTGGAACGTGCCGACGCTGCACTTCTCCATCACCACCGCCGCCGAGGGCGCGCCCTGGCATGGCTGGCCCGTGGTCGCAACTTCAGGAATGTCCATCGGCCACAAGGGCATGATGTATGCCTCCAAGATTCTGGCCGCGACCGCGGTGGATCTGTTCGAGAAGCCGGAGGTCAGGGAGGCCATCAAGAAGGAGTTCGCGGATCAGACCAAGGGCTTGGTATACAAGCCATTCATCCCTGACGGCCCGCCGCCGGTGCCCAAGGACTAGTCCGACGGGGCCGGACGCTAGAGTTTCCTGGTTTTCGCGTACTCGAGCGGACTCGGCAGCTCTTCCAGGTCGCGGCCTTCGAAGATGGCCTGGAATTCCGCAAGCAGCGCGGGATGCAGGAGACCGTTCGAGGCGCAGACCTCGCGGCTGCTGATTTGGAACGGCTGACCGCGGAAGTCCGAGACCTTGCCTCCGGCCTCTTCCGCGATCAGCACCCCGGCGGCGGTGTCCCAGGGATTGAGGTTGAACTCCCAGAAGGCGTCGAAGCGCCCGCAGGCGACGTAGCAGAGATCGAGCGCGGCCGAGCCCGCGCGCCGCACTCCGTGCGTCCGCAGCGTGATCTGGTGGTAGAAGTGGATGTTGGGGTTTTTGTGGCGCTTGTGGCTGGGAAAGCCGGTGGCCACCAGGCTCTCCGCCAGATTCCCAATCTTCGAGACGTGAATGGCCTTGCCGTTCAGGAACGCCCCGCTTCCCTTCTCCGCGGAAAACAGCTCATCGCGCGTAGGATCGTAGACCACGCCGGCGATGCGCTCGCCCTTGTGCTCGAGTCCCAGGGAGACGCAGAAGACGGGAAAGCTGTGGGCGAAGTTGGTGGTGCCATCGAGCGGATCCACGTACCAGCGATGGTCGCTGCCCGCCTCTGAGCCTCCGCCCTCCTCTGCCAGCACGTTGTGCTTAGGCCAGCGCGCGCGGATGCGCTCCAGGATCAGCTTCTCCGAGGCGCGGTCGGCCTCGGTCACCAGGTCCACCTCGCCCTTGTATTCGATCTTCACCCGCTTGGCGAAGTACCCCATGAGCAAGCAGCCGGCCTCGCGCGCGATCTCTGCCATGGCGGGAACGAATCTGAGCCGCTTTGCGGGCGTGAGGCCGCCTCGGCGGCCGGGAGCCCGCAGGCGAAGTCCTGAGCGCAGCGAAGGATCTCGGACCATCAGTGCCCTTCCCCTTGCTCGGCGATATAGAGGATGTCGTGCTTATAGATGAAGAGGTTGGGCGCGCCCTCGCGGGTGAGGCGGATCATCTTCTGGTCGTAGTACTCGACCCAGCCGCGCACGGTCTCGCCGGTGGCCAGCTTGACGGCCACGGGAGTGCGGTTCTGGCCCAGCTCCTTGAGATAGGCAGCCTCGGCGAAGGTCTCGTCGGGAGGAGCGGCCCGGCCGTTTCCTCCGCGGAACTCGGAGCGATCGCTACGCAGCGCCATGCCGAGATTCTACACGCCGCCGTGTCTGCGCCTTCTAGTGGGCCTGGGAAGTGTAGTAGCCGCTCCGATGCCGCACCTGGAGCACCGGCGTCTCGCTGACTGGACGCGCCTGCGCGGTCGAGGGCGGATGCTTCACCGTCACCTCGATGTGGCGAAAGTCGGACTCGGAAAGGCGGCGGGTGGGATAGTAGGCCAGCATGTACTGGGTACGCAGCTCGTCGGAGATCTGGCGGAAAGCCTGGTCGAGGCGGGGAATGTCGGAGGCGTAGTAATACTTTCCGCCGGTGTCGGCGGAGATCTGGATGAGAGCGTGCTCCCCGCCGGTATTGCGCCCGGCGCTGGCCTCGATGGGAACGATGATGATGCTGTAGACGATGGCCTCCGACTGCTGCGCCGCGCGCACTGCCTCCGCGTACTTCACTTTGCTGGTGGTGTCGCCGCCATCGGTGATCACCACCATCACCTTTCGTCCCTGGCGGTCCTCCAGCGTCTGGCTTCCCAGGTAGAGCGCGTCATAGAGCGCGGTGCCGAAGCTGGGGCGCAGGCGGTCGATCCCGCCGTCAATGCGCGCCCGGTCGGAGGTGAACGGCACCAGCTCCCGCACCGTCTCCTTGAACTCGTACAGGGAGAGCGCATCCCCGGGGCGCAGGATGGAGTGCACGAAGCGCCGCGCCGACTCCAGCTCCAGCTTCAGGTCCTTGCGGGTGCTCAGGCTGGTGTCCACGGCCAGCACGATGGAAAGCGGCAGGCCGGACTCGCGGTCGAAAACGGCGATCTTCTGCGGCTCGCCGTCCTCGAAGATCTGGAAGTCTTCCTTCTTCAGGTCGGCGACCGGGGCGCCGTGCTCGTCCACCACCGTGGCGAAGACGTTCACCAGCTTCACGTTGACTTTGAGGGTCTCCTGCTGCTCCTGGACCCTGACTTGGGAAACGACACCCGCGGCACAGAGGAGCAGGAAAAGGCAGGCGGCAAATCTTTTCATGGACGGCCCGTTCCCTTAGATGCAATACGGCGGGAGGTGGAGGGCGCGCCGGTGGGGATTTCCGCGGGAAAAGGCTCGCCGTCGGCCCACACGGCGCCATCCTCGAAATACTCCTTCTTCCAGATGGGGACGGTGCGCTTCAGGGTGTCAATGAGGAAGCGGCAGGCATCGAAGGCGGCGGCTCGGTGCTCGGAGAAGACGGCGAGGAAGACGCTGCTCTCGCCGATCTCCAGCCGCCCCAGGCGGTGGACCAGCGCCACATTGCGGATGGCGAAGCGCTCCAGGGCTTCGGCGGCCAGGGCTCGCATCTGCTTCAGCGCCATCTCCTCGTAGGCCTCGTATTCCAGATAGAGGGTGCGGCGGCCGCGCGAGTGGTGGCGCACGATGCCATCGAACATCACGATCGCGCCGTCCTCGGGCTTCTCCAGCGGCGGCACGATCTGGTGCGGGTCGATCTTCTCGCACACGATTTCGACCAGCGGTCCCATTGTCTCGAACGGCCGCGGCGCGCCGCCGCTCACCGGCGGCAGCAGCGCTACTTCGTCATCCTCTTTCAGCCGCGCTGCGGGAGAGGCGTACTCCTGGTTGAGGGAGATTGCCGTCGAGGGCAAAAAGTCCTTCAGTCGCGGAATCTTCTTTTCGTAGTGGGCGAGCAGGTCGGCGAGGGTCGCCTCCTCGGCCAGGGTCACTGAGTCGGTGGCGCTGCCGGCCACATCCTTGAGCTGCCCGAAGAAGAGGACGCGGACGTTCACGAATCTAAGGATACATCGCAGGAGATGCCTGCACGGCTGCCCACGGGTCACGGGTCAAAGACCCGTGCCTACACCATACGTGGCAACGACTACGTAGGCCCGGCTCTTTGAGCCGGGCACTCACCTCTCAAACGGGGCGCATGCCCGCGCCCGCTCCTGCCTCGGGACTGCGGCGCGAGCTGCGGGGCGACGGGCCTTCCTTGCCTTTGGCCGCGGGCGGCGGCAGCGCGATGGCCAGCACCTCGTCGAAGGTATTGACGTAGTGGACGGTCAGGCCCTGGAGCTGTTCCGGGGTGATGTCCTCTTCCACGTTCATCTTGTTCTCGGCGGGGAGGATGACGTCGCGCACCCCAGCCTGCTTCGCCGCCAGCACCTTCTCCTTGATGCCGCCCACCGGCAGCACGTTCCCACTGAGGGTGATCTCTCCGGTCATGGCGGTGAAGGGCCGCACCGGCCGGTCGGTAAGCAGCGAGGCCAGGGCGGTGGCCATGGCCACGCCCGCCGAGGGGCCGTCCTTGGGGATGGCGCCCGCGGGCACGTGCATGTGCAGGTCGTGGCTCTTGAAGAAGTCCTCGGAGATGCCCAGCTTCTGCGCGTTCGAGCGCACCCAGGTGAGCGCCGCTTGCATGGACTCCTGCATCACCTGGCCGATCTGCCCGGTCATGGTGAAGCCCTTGTTCCCCTTCATCTTGTTGGCCTCGATGAACAGGATGTCGCCGCCCGCCGGGGTCCAGGCCAGGCCCACGGAGACGCCCGCGCGCCTGGTGCGCTCGGCCACCTCGGTCTCCACCCGCACCTTGATTCCGCCCAGGAACTCCTGCACCACTTCCTTGGTGACCACCAGTTTTTCGACTTTGGCGTCCGGCGATCCCAGCCCTTCGGCCAGGCGCCGCGCGCGCTTGCGGCACACGGTTCCCAGGTCGCGCTCCAGTTGGCGCACGCCGGCCTCGCGCGTGTAGTGCCGGATGATGTGCCGCACCGCCCCTTCCGGGAACTCGATGTGCTCGGCGGCGATGCCGTTCTCCTCGATCTGCCGCGGGATCAGATAGCGGAAGGCGATGGGCACCTTCTCGTCCTCGGTGTAGCCCTGCAGCTCGATGATCTCCATGCGGTCGCGCAGCGGGTCCGGGATAGGATCGAGAACGTTGGCGGTGGTGATGAACAGCACCTTCGACAGGTCGAAGGGGACGTCGAGGTAGTTATCGCGGAAGCTGTTGTTCTGCTCCGGGTCCAGGGTCTCGAGCAGGGCGGAGGAGGGGTCGCCGCGGAAATCGCGGCCCAGCTTGTCCACCTCGTCCAGCATGAACACGGGGTCGTTCGTCTCGGCGCGGCGGATGCCCTGGATGATTTGTCCGGGCAGCGCCCCGATGTAGGTGCGGCGATGGCCGCGGATCTCGGCTTCGTCGTGCACCCCGCCCAGCGAGAGGCGCACGAACTTCCGCCCCAACGCCCGGGCGATCGACTTCCCCAGCGAGGTCTTGCCCACACCCGGCGGCCCCACGAAGCACAGGATGGGTCCTTTCATCGTGGGCTTCAGCCGCCGCACGGAAAGGTAGTCGAGGATGCGATCCTTCACCTTCTGCAGGTCGTAGTGGTCGGCGTCCAGCACCTCTTTGGCTTTGAGGATATCCACCTCGGAACCCGAGGACTTGGCCCAGGGCAGCACCGCCAGCCACTCGATGTAGGTGCGGGTGACGGAGTAGTCGGCGGCCATGGGAGAAATGCGCGAGAGGCGCGTCAGTTCCTTCACCGCCTCTTTCTTCACTTCCTCGGGCATGCCCGAGGCTTCGATCTTCTGGCGCAACTCCTCGACGTCGCGCTGGCTTTCATCCTGTTCGCCCAGCTCCTTCTGGATGGCCTTCATCTGCTCGCGCAGGTAGTACTCGCGCTGCGACTGCTGCACCTGGTCCTGCACCTCGGACTGGATCTTGTTGCGCAACTGCGTCACCTCCAGCTCCTTGGCGAGGTGGCGGTTCACGGTACGCAGGCGCACCTGCACGTCCGAGGTCTCCAGGATCTCCTGCTTGTCGCGCGTGGGCAGCGAGGGCAGCGAGGAGGCGATAAAGTCCACCAGGCGGCCGGGCTCGTCGATGTTCATGGCCACGGTCTGCAACTCGTCGGAGAGCGTGGGCGAGCCGTTGACGATCTGTTGGAAGAGCGTGGTCACGTTGCGCTGCAGGGCCTCTACCTCCGGCGATTTTTCGGCTGCCACCTCCGGCACCGGCGCCACCAGCGCCCGCATGTAAGGGTGAAACTGCGTGAACTCCGTCAAACGCACCCGCTCCAGGCCTTCGGTGAAGATGAACAGGCTCTGGTTGGGCATCTTCACCACTTTGTGGACGATGGCCACGCTGCCGATGCTGTAGAGGTCGGTGGGCTGGGGCGCGTCCACGCGTGCATCGCGCTGCGCCACCACCAGGATGGTCTTGTCCTCGCCCAGGGAGTTGATCAGGTCCACGGAGCTCTCCC
Proteins encoded in this region:
- a CDS encoding amidohydrolase encodes the protein MSRPLLRAAACFVLLSLFASAQTQSPAAPPDPALAKKQEAIALIEKQRAPLIQVSDEIWGFAETALREKRSAKTMSDYAEQQGFKVERGVADMPTAFIASYGEGRPIIGILGEYDALPGISQKVSSAKEPLVAGAPGHGCGHNLLGTASMGAAVAIKEMIAAGKLKGTIRYYGTPAEEAIGGKVYMVRAGLFKDVDIILAWHPATKNQVDTAGGQAMVDTIVEFHGKAAHAAFDPWNGRSALEGLEALTHGLDMMRQHIQPTARIHFVIVKGGDVPNVVPEYAKLWLWLRDTKRERVDDMLARVKRMTEGAGLMAGVQAKLTVQAGDYERLVNMTGERLLYSNMTWLGPIEFTEEEQTFAKQIQTNTGVPTKGLLGQIQPFDPNPPPEGGSTDVGDVSWNVPTLHFSITTAAEGAPWHGWPVVATSGMSIGHKGMMYASKILAATAVDLFEKPEVREAIKKEFADQTKGLVYKPFIPDGPPPVPKD
- a CDS encoding inositol monophosphatase family protein; protein product: MAEIAREAGCLLMGYFAKRVKIEYKGEVDLVTEADRASEKLILERIRARWPKHNVLAEEGGGSEAGSDHRWYVDPLDGTTNFAHSFPVFCVSLGLEHKGERIAGVVYDPTRDELFSAEKGSGAFLNGKAIHVSKIGNLAESLVATGFPSHKRHKNPNIHFYHQITLRTHGVRRAGSAALDLCYVACGRFDAFWEFNLNPWDTAAGVLIAEEAGGKVSDFRGQPFQISSREVCASNGLLHPALLAEFQAIFEGRDLEELPSPLEYAKTRKL
- a CDS encoding RNA chaperone Hfq, which encodes MALRSDRSEFRGGNGRAAPPDETFAEAAYLKELGQNRTPVAVKLATGETVRGWVEYYDQKMIRLTREGAPNLFIYKHDILYIAEQGEGH
- a CDS encoding VWA domain-containing protein, which translates into the protein MKRFAACLFLLLCAAGVVSQVRVQEQQETLKVNVKLVNVFATVVDEHGAPVADLKKEDFQIFEDGEPQKIAVFDRESGLPLSIVLAVDTSLSTRKDLKLELESARRFVHSILRPGDALSLYEFKETVRELVPFTSDRARIDGGIDRLRPSFGTALYDALYLGSQTLEDRQGRKVMVVITDGGDTTSKVKYAEAVRAAQQSEAIVYSIIIVPIEASAGRNTGGEHALIQISADTGGKYYYASDIPRLDQAFRQISDELRTQYMLAYYPTRRLSESDFRHIEVTVKHPPSTAQARPVSETPVLQVRHRSGYYTSQAH
- a CDS encoding molybdenum cofactor biosynthesis protein MoaE is translated as MNVRVLFFGQLKDVAGSATDSVTLAEEATLADLLAHYEKKIPRLKDFLPSTAISLNQEYASPAARLKEDDEVALLPPVSGGAPRPFETMGPLVEIVCEKIDPHQIVPPLEKPEDGAIVMFDGIVRHHSRGRRTLYLEYEAYEEMALKQMRALAAEALERFAIRNVALVHRLGRLEIGESSVFLAVFSEHRAAAFDACRFLIDTLKRTVPIWKKEYFEDGAVWADGEPFPAEIPTGAPSTSRRIASKGTGRP
- the lon gene encoding endopeptidase La yields the protein MPESNEKAVRGALPVLPVRDTVLFPHAVLPLTVGRESSVDLINSLGEDKTILVVAQRDARVDAPQPTDLYSIGSVAIVHKVVKMPNQSLFIFTEGLERVRLTEFTQFHPYMRALVAPVPEVAAEKSPEVEALQRNVTTLFQQIVNGSPTLSDELQTVAMNIDEPGRLVDFIASSLPSLPTRDKQEILETSDVQVRLRTVNRHLAKELEVTQLRNKIQSEVQDQVQQSQREYYLREQMKAIQKELGEQDESQRDVEELRQKIEASGMPEEVKKEAVKELTRLSRISPMAADYSVTRTYIEWLAVLPWAKSSGSEVDILKAKEVLDADHYDLQKVKDRILDYLSVRRLKPTMKGPILCFVGPPGVGKTSLGKSIARALGRKFVRLSLGGVHDEAEIRGHRRTYIGALPGQIIQGIRRAETNDPVFMLDEVDKLGRDFRGDPSSALLETLDPEQNNSFRDNYLDVPFDLSKVLFITTANVLDPIPDPLRDRMEIIELQGYTEDEKVPIAFRYLIPRQIEENGIAAEHIEFPEGAVRHIIRHYTREAGVRQLERDLGTVCRKRARRLAEGLGSPDAKVEKLVVTKEVVQEFLGGIKVRVETEVAERTRRAGVSVGLAWTPAGGDILFIEANKMKGNKGFTMTGQIGQVMQESMQAALTWVRSNAQKLGISEDFFKSHDLHMHVPAGAIPKDGPSAGVAMATALASLLTDRPVRPFTAMTGEITLSGNVLPVGGIKEKVLAAKQAGVRDVILPAENKMNVEEDITPEQLQGLTVHYVNTFDEVLAIALPPPAAKGKEGPSPRSSRRSPEAGAGAGMRPV